A stretch of [Clostridium] scindens DNA encodes these proteins:
- the scfB gene encoding thioether cross-link-forming SCIFF peptide maturase — protein sequence MIHQYQNNGYNIVMDVYSGAVHVVDELCYDVIAKLSEENEAHTAMTLKEPCVLKGLKKELGQKYEESEIEDALSDVIELTEAGRLFVEDAYECMIEEVKKRKTVVKALCLHIAHDCNLACKYCFAEEGEYHGRRALMSFEVGKKALDFLIANSGNRHNLEVDFFGGEPLMNWQVVKDLVAYGREQEKIHDKHFRFTITTNGVLLNDEVQEFVNKEMDNVVLSLDGRKDVNDRMRPFRNGKGSYDLIVPKFQKLAKSRNQERYYVRGTFTRDNLDFSNDILHFADLGFKQMSIEPVVGDESDPYAIREEDIPMINEEYDKLAKIMIEREKEGKGFNFFHFMIDLDGGPCVAKRLSGCGSGTEYLAVTPWGDLYPCHQFVGQEEFLMGNVDEGIVRPEIADDFRSCNVYSKDKCRDCFAKFYCSGGCMANSYNFHGTIHDTYDIGCEMQRKRVECAIMMKAALAEE from the coding sequence TTGATTCACCAATACCAGAATAATGGATACAATATCGTCATGGATGTGTACAGCGGCGCGGTCCATGTAGTGGACGAACTGTGCTATGACGTGATCGCGAAATTAAGCGAAGAAAATGAAGCCCATACCGCTATGACGCTAAAAGAGCCATGCGTGCTTAAGGGCCTTAAGAAAGAGTTGGGACAGAAGTACGAAGAGAGCGAGATTGAAGATGCCCTCTCGGACGTAATCGAACTGACGGAAGCAGGAAGGCTCTTCGTTGAGGATGCCTATGAATGCATGATCGAGGAAGTAAAGAAGCGAAAGACGGTGGTAAAGGCACTATGCCTTCATATTGCCCATGACTGCAATCTGGCCTGCAAATACTGCTTCGCGGAAGAAGGGGAGTACCATGGCAGGCGCGCCCTTATGAGTTTTGAAGTGGGAAAGAAAGCGCTGGATTTCCTGATCGCCAATTCCGGGAACAGGCATAATCTGGAAGTGGATTTCTTCGGCGGAGAACCGCTGATGAACTGGCAGGTGGTGAAAGACCTGGTGGCTTATGGAAGAGAGCAGGAAAAGATCCACGACAAGCATTTCCGGTTTACGATTACCACCAATGGCGTCCTGTTAAACGACGAGGTGCAGGAGTTCGTGAACAAGGAGATGGACAATGTTGTCTTAAGCCTGGACGGCCGCAAGGATGTCAATGACCGTATGCGTCCCTTCCGCAATGGAAAGGGAAGTTATGACCTGATCGTTCCCAAGTTCCAGAAACTGGCAAAGAGCAGAAACCAGGAGCGGTACTATGTGCGGGGAACGTTTACCCGCGATAATCTGGATTTTTCCAACGATATCCTGCATTTCGCGGATCTGGGGTTCAAGCAGATGTCCATAGAGCCGGTGGTGGGAGATGAAAGCGATCCCTACGCGATCCGGGAAGAAGATATCCCGATGATCAATGAAGAATATGATAAACTGGCAAAGATAATGATCGAACGTGAAAAGGAAGGAAAAGGTTTTAATTTTTTCCATTTTATGATAGACTTAGACGGTGGGCCCTGTGTGGCGAAAAGGCTGTCCGGATGCGGCTCCGGGACGGAATATCTGGCCGTGACCCCTTGGGGAGATCTCTATCCTTGCCATCAGTTCGTGGGGCAGGAAGAATTCCTGATGGGAAATGTAGACGAAGGAATCGTAAGACCAGAGATTGCGGATGATTTCCGCAGCTGCAACGTGTACTCCAAGGATAAGTGCAGGGACTGTTTTGCCAAATTCTATTGCAGCGGAGGATGTATGGCGAATTCTTACAATTTCCACGGGACCATTCACGATACATATGATATTGGCTGCGAGATGCAGCGTAAGCGCGTGGAATGCGCGATTATGATGAAAGCGGCGCTTGCAGAAGAATAA
- the scfA gene encoding six-cysteine ranthipeptide SCIFF, which yields MKHVKTLNTQTMNSNLKKSGCGECQTSCQSACKTSCTVGNQTCEQKK from the coding sequence ATGAAACATGTAAAAACATTAAATACACAGACTATGAACAGCAATTTGAAGAAGAGCGGATGCGGAGAATGCCAGACATCTTGCCAGTCAGCATGTAAGACTTCCTGTACAGTAGGAAACCAGACTTGCGAACAGAAGAAATAG
- the gap gene encoding type I glyceraldehyde-3-phosphate dehydrogenase encodes MAIQIGINGFGRIGRVAFRIAISQPERFHLCGINVRNADLDYMVYMIRYDTIFGRFRGELGTYEKGITVNGKKIPVFSESDASCIPWESCGAEYIIDATGAFCTTAKAMSHIKAGAKKVIISAPAKDEETPTFVMGINHTNYSPDMKVISNASCTTNCLAPICKVLEDNYGIEYGLMSTIHAATAKQKVVDSRSLKDWRTGRAVFGNLIPSTTGAAKAISLVIPSLKDRMNGISYRVPTSDVSIVDLNVALKSPASYEDICSKVHEASMTYLSGILDYVDDEVVSSDFIGDSHASIFDAREGIQVNSHFFKLICFYDNEWGYTSQIFRLIEYMDQIHQQ; translated from the coding sequence ATGGCAATTCAAATTGGCATCAACGGATTCGGCCGCATCGGCAGAGTCGCATTCCGTATCGCCATCAGTCAGCCTGAACGCTTCCACTTGTGTGGAATCAATGTCCGTAACGCAGATCTTGATTATATGGTATATATGATCCGGTACGATACCATATTCGGCCGCTTCCGCGGTGAACTTGGCACTTACGAGAAGGGGATTACCGTAAATGGAAAGAAGATCCCTGTCTTTTCCGAGAGCGATGCTTCCTGCATCCCATGGGAAAGCTGTGGCGCCGAATATATTATCGATGCAACCGGCGCTTTCTGCACCACTGCAAAAGCAATGTCCCATATCAAGGCCGGGGCAAAAAAAGTCATCATCTCGGCTCCAGCCAAGGATGAGGAGACCCCCACGTTCGTCATGGGCATCAACCACACCAATTACTCGCCGGATATGAAGGTCATATCTAACGCTTCTTGTACCACGAACTGTCTGGCGCCCATCTGCAAAGTCCTGGAGGACAATTATGGCATCGAATATGGCCTGATGTCCACAATCCACGCGGCAACCGCCAAGCAGAAAGTAGTCGACAGCCGGTCTTTGAAGGATTGGCGCACCGGCCGGGCAGTTTTTGGCAATCTGATTCCTTCCACCACCGGAGCAGCGAAAGCAATATCCTTGGTCATCCCTTCTCTGAAGGATCGGATGAACGGAATCTCTTACCGGGTTCCTACTTCGGACGTCTCCATCGTCGATCTGAACGTAGCGCTTAAGAGCCCCGCATCCTACGAGGATATCTGCAGCAAAGTCCACGAGGCCTCCATGACATATTTGTCCGGCATCCTGGATTACGTAGATGACGAAGTCGTGTCCTCTGATTTTATCGGAGACTCCCACGCCTCCATCTTCGATGCGCGGGAAGGGATACAGGTTAATTCCCATTTCTTTAAGCTGATCTGCTTCTATGATAATGAGTGGGGCTATACCAGCCAGATTTTCAGACTCATAGAATACATGGACCAGATTCATCAGCAATAA
- a CDS encoding TIGR04086 family membrane protein, translating to MERQVRKDSKVMWVLKALLASYIVTGILLLLLTMALYKMELNEKMVSAAIVAIYVMATLIGGILIGKMAKVKRFIWGLGLGIAYFALLLLITLGVYHTLNGDGANLVTTFILCAGGGMAGGMIS from the coding sequence ATGGAAAGACAGGTTCGAAAAGACTCAAAGGTTATGTGGGTGCTGAAGGCGCTGCTGGCTTCTTATATTGTTACGGGGATATTGCTTTTGCTGCTTACGATGGCGCTATATAAGATGGAGCTGAACGAGAAGATGGTATCGGCGGCGATCGTAGCTATCTATGTCATGGCGACCTTGATCGGAGGAATTCTGATCGGCAAGATGGCCAAAGTGAAGCGGTTCATATGGGGCCTTGGTCTTGGCATCGCGTATTTTGCCCTGCTTCTGCTGATCACGCTGGGGGTGTACCATACGCTGAACGGAGACGGCGCCAATCTCGTGACCACATTTATCTTATGCGCGGGCGGCGGAATGGCCGGCGGAATGATATCGTAA
- the spoVT gene encoding stage V sporulation protein T, translating into MKATGIVRRIDDLGRVVIPKEIRRTLRIREGDPLEIFTDREGEIILKKYSPIGELSAFAKQYAESLAQTMGCLVCVCDMDQIIASAGTGKKDLQDKYISRPLEKQLGDRSQIMAALGDKKYVAITDSQEEEYEYEIICPIICEGDVIGGVILLSKDAKKKLGELEQKMAACAAGFLGRQMEQ; encoded by the coding sequence ATGAAAGCTACTGGAATCGTAAGAAGGATAGATGATCTGGGAAGGGTGGTTATTCCAAAGGAAATAAGAAGAACTCTTAGAATCAGGGAGGGCGACCCTCTGGAAATATTTACGGACAGGGAGGGGGAAATCATACTGAAGAAGTATTCTCCCATCGGAGAACTCTCCGCATTTGCAAAACAGTATGCAGAGAGCCTTGCCCAGACAATGGGCTGCCTGGTATGCGTCTGCGATATGGATCAGATCATTGCGTCAGCAGGCACAGGCAAAAAGGATCTGCAGGATAAATATATCAGCAGGCCGCTGGAGAAGCAGCTGGGAGACAGAAGCCAGATCATGGCCGCACTTGGCGATAAGAAGTATGTTGCCATAACCGACAGCCAGGAAGAAGAATACGAATATGAGATCATCTGCCCTATCATCTGCGAAGGCGATGTGATCGGCGGCGTCATCCTGCTGTCCAAGGACGCGAAGAAGAAGCTGGGAGAACTGGAGCAGAAGATGGCAGCCTGTGCCGCAGGATTTTTAGGAAGGCAAATGGAACAATAG
- a CDS encoding GatB/YqeY domain-containing protein gives MSKIEEVRGDMVKAMKAGDKETKETLSMLLAALKNKAIDKREDLTEAEEIQVILKEIKQTKETLDMTPADRTEIIDECNKRLSVLEQYAPKMMGESEIKDVIEATLKEIGLDAPTAKDKGKIMKVLMPKVKGKADGKLVNELLMTYMG, from the coding sequence ATGAGCAAGATTGAAGAAGTCCGAGGCGATATGGTGAAAGCCATGAAAGCCGGAGACAAGGAAACCAAGGAGACTCTGTCCATGCTGCTGGCTGCCCTTAAGAACAAGGCCATTGACAAGCGGGAAGACTTGACGGAAGCAGAGGAAATCCAGGTGATCTTAAAAGAAATAAAACAGACAAAAGAAACACTGGATATGACCCCTGCGGACCGGACCGAGATTATTGACGAGTGCAACAAGCGCCTGTCCGTATTGGAGCAGTATGCCCCGAAGATGATGGGCGAGTCAGAGATCAAGGACGTAATCGAGGCTACTTTAAAAGAAATTGGCCTGGATGCGCCAACTGCTAAAGATAAAGGAAAGATTATGAAAGTTCTGATGCCAAAGGTAAAGGGAAAGGCCGACGGCAAACTGGTTAACGAACTTCTCATGACCTATATGGGATAA
- a CDS encoding prepilin-type N-terminal cleavage/methylation domain-containing protein, with product MKRKSKQKGFTLVELIVVIVIILILAALLIPFLLRYVEKAKEANCRSGMSSLLTEYSAGVAEGVIDPDKDQDIGDLQKSGLISDFSCPSDGELYIKQDKDGVITIRCTYHDDGKKDSGSSGKFPGSDTFKKLQEFIETDWSGKRINNDNILREYFKKYGKNLENVKVDDAISSSQREKLIDEIAKKTGISRDTLTSAFDAFQGKEYSAVPYVTGKTGEVIMYYSTNGLENDRTHDPTNLLYYNGSWYFYPNMNGSKNQFSPGYILPSLGNSDDVQKTLEANGCIKIQ from the coding sequence ATGAAACGGAAAAGCAAGCAGAAAGGATTTACCTTAGTAGAACTGATTGTCGTAATCGTAATCATCCTGATTCTTGCAGCGCTTCTCATCCCCTTCCTGCTTCGCTATGTAGAGAAGGCCAAAGAGGCGAACTGCAGGTCAGGCATGAGTTCTCTGCTGACGGAATATTCCGCTGGCGTAGCGGAAGGAGTGATCGATCCGGACAAGGATCAGGACATCGGCGACCTTCAGAAGTCCGGCCTTATATCCGATTTTTCCTGCCCCAGCGACGGGGAACTCTATATCAAGCAGGATAAGGATGGAGTCATCACGATCCGGTGTACATACCACGACGATGGCAAGAAAGATTCCGGAAGTTCCGGCAAATTCCCCGGATCCGATACATTTAAAAAACTTCAGGAATTTATCGAGACGGATTGGTCCGGGAAAAGGATAAATAATGACAACATTTTAAGAGAGTATTTTAAAAAATATGGGAAAAATCTTGAAAATGTGAAAGTAGACGATGCGATCAGTTCATCCCAGCGCGAGAAACTGATTGACGAAATTGCAAAAAAGACCGGTATTTCCCGTGATACGCTGACTTCTGCCTTTGACGCATTTCAGGGAAAGGAATATAGTGCTGTTCCTTATGTAACAGGAAAAACAGGGGAAGTTATCATGTATTACTCCACCAACGGACTGGAGAATGACCGCACCCACGATCCGACGAACCTGCTGTATTATAATGGATCATGGTATTTTTATCCGAATATGAACGGAAGCAAAAATCAATTCTCGCCAGGCTATATCCTCCCATCCTTAGGTAACTCCGATGATGTTCAAAAAACGCT